CTTTCCTGCCATCACCAGCATATTTATATGGCTTCATTGGTGTTTACTGGGATCATCAACATATATCTACGTTTATCGGGGTTCACTGGCATTACCAGCATATTTATCTCGGTTTATCGGGGTTTACTGAGATCACCAGCCTCTATATCTGTGTTTATGACGGATTACTGGGCTCACAAATCTATATATTTGGGTTGATTCGTGTGCTGACTGAAATCACCAGCCGACATATCTCGGTTAATCGGGTTTACTGGCATCATTAGCTTATAAACCTGGGTCTATCAGGGTTTACTTGGGTCACCAGTTTATATATCCGGGCTTGTAGGGTTTACTAGGATAACCACCGATGTATCTGGCTTCATCTGTGGGTTTTCTTGGATGATCAGTCTATATATTTGGGTTTATCACTGGATTCAATGGGATTACCAGGCTTTCTACCTCGGATTATCAGCTTTTGCGGGGGCCACCAGCCGAAACATATGTATATACttctatatatgtatatacacacacatatatatatatatatagatatatatatattatatatatatatatatatatatatacatacatacatatatatttatattgatTGATTGTGGTTAACTTTAATCACCACCGTGTATATCGTAGTTTATTACCGATTACTGTGAacaatatagagtcatagaatcacaggaagattacagcacggcaggaggccatttggcccatcgaatctgcgccagctctatgcaagagcaatccagctcacgTCCTGTCTCCGCAgccatgcattttttttttcctttcaagtacttatccagttcctttagaaggccatgattgaatctgcctccaccacctccttggacactgcattctagatcctaaccaatcgctgtgtaaaaaaatgtttttcctcatgtcacctttggttcattcgccaatcacattaaatgtatgtcctctggttcttgttccttccgccaatgggaacagtttctctctatctactctgtctagaatctttatgattttgaatacgcccatcaaatcttctcgcaactgtctctgttccaaggagaagaaccccagcttctccagccgaACCATGCAACTAAAACCCCTGAACTCATTGTGGGaaaactcttctgcaccctccctgaggccttcatatctttccgagagtggggtgcccaaaactggaaacaatattccagttgtggcagaaccagtcttttataaagtttcatcatgatttccatacttttgtactctatgcctccatttaaaaagcccaggatcccgtctgctttttaaaccgttttctcaacctgccctgacacgttcaacgatttgtgcacatatactctcagatctccctctttctgtaGCTCTTTTAGAGttataccctctagtttatattgcatttCCTCGCTCTTCCTATCAATGTGTATTGCTTcgcattttctgcgttaaattttatctgccacgtgtccgctatgccaccagcctgcctatatcctcttgaagtctaatactatcctcctcactgtttactacccttccatgaTTTGTGTCATttgcgaattttgaaattgtggcctgCACACCTAATTCTAATTAATTtatatatatgaagaaaagcggtggtcccagaaccgacccctgtggaacaccaatgtacacctccgtccaatccgaaaaacaaccgttcaccacgactctttgTTTCCTATCACTGGGTTTATCACAGTTTGCTGACACACGAGCCTACATATCTGGATATATTAGTTTCAGGGCTTATCAGGTTTTTCAGCCTATATATAGGAGTCTATCGGCGTTCACTGAGATCAACAACATGTATTTCTGGTTTATCAGGGTTTGTTGGGATCACCAGCCAATATATCTGAGTTGATCAGGGTTTACTGGGATCACCAGCCTGTACATCTGTATTTATCGGGGTTTACTGGGATTACCAGTTGATATATCTGGATTTACAGGGGTATGTTGATGCAGCCAGTCTACATATCTAGGTTTTTCGTGGTTGCCCAGTATCACCAACCTATATTTTTAGGTTTTTCGTGGACATTCACGTCCCCAGGAAGACAAGTTCTGAAGTAGCTCCTGTGTAAACAgtgtgtttgttcagtgactgtaattaaacccagtCAGCGCGGGACCTCATTTTCCGAACGGTTGAATTCGCTCTGCTATAATTAAGGAAAATCCACTCAATGTTTCAATCGGAGAACTGATCCCAGCACGAGGACCAACCATCGAATCATCGCTTCTTACTGGAGGGGAAATAATGTCTCTGAGTTTTATGATCAAGCTTCAGATTCTATGGGCGCTTAATGACATACAAAAGATTTACTACCCCATCCTGACTGCGTTCGGTGTCCCGGGTAAGTTACTATCTGCACCTGGTACTTCAGGAAGCCGAGTTTATCTGCACGCGGCTTCTTTGTCCGCCTGTTCATCTCTTTATTTTAttactttccctacattacaacagtgattgcactgccaacttcattggttgtgaagcactttgcaaggTTCTAagattgtgaaagacgctattaaAGGGCAATTATTTCTTTATTTCCGTTTCTCTTGTGTGTGTTTGATAATGGCCCATGGACCACTGATGTGAATTCCCATTCATTGGTGTCAGTTCAATGAAAAGTGTGCCCTTAGTTGCCATTATTAGTAACATTCCAGGCGATCTTATTAAGATCCCGGTCTTTTTTCAGACTGCAGCACACGTCATGTGACTGGATCTTTCTGTTAATTAAAAGTGTgcattctgctgtaaatactgagtcCGACTGACAAGTGAGAAATGTTTTATTATCTCACACGGTCTGCAATTTTGGCAGATATAGTTAGTTATTTAGTTGTACAGATGTGTCCTACCAGATAAATGACGAATGCATTGATGATCCAATCTGGTTCAACTCTTTCGCTTTCCACCGCTCCATGGTCTACATTGGTGTCACTGTCTCTGAATGGTTAAATTAGAATGGTTCAGTGAGCTACTATTTATTTTATTCAAATCATTTAATGGTTTCATTTCTAATAATTAATCTGCATTAAAATCTAATCCCGTGCCTGTCAGGTACAGTGCTTCGTTTCTCTGATCGGGACCCTCAATCAATTTAAGGATCGCATTCTGATAGTGAAACTCATTCAATATTTTATTGTGCATAATCCCTGTATAAATTGGAAGTTTATTGAATTCGCACTTCTGAAGGGAAAGAGCAAGATTAACACTTTTGACGAGAATTCAGATCGATTTGTAATCACAGATAGGTATGAAGGATtcgaggggaactgaggagactTATTTTCACCTGGAGGATCATGGGAGACTGGAACtcgctccctgaaagggtggtggaggcagaaccctcaactcatttaaacagGAGAGATTTGCACTTGAAGTGCGGTAACCAACATggctacgggccaagtgctggaaagtgtgattaagCTGGTTAACTCGCTTcgaccggcatggacacgatgtgcccaatcgcctccttctgtgccgtaactttctatgattctatgattctatggtgtatTATATTACAAGTCATATTaatccacaatttaatttaaatgctCTATGTTACAAATGTTACCTTTAATGTAATTATAAAACTTGCCTGCAAAATTAACGACATTATATTATCATTTTCTACATTTGTATTTTTGATGCGGAGCATCACACATGACCCTGACTATCTAATTGCCGATCACGGAGCAAAGCGTGACTGTAACTCCTTTCATCCAATGATTgatcattgggaatcagggagcAGAGTATCAGACTGGACCTCACTTCTAATATATAAAACGAACAGGGATTGAAATATTTAGTATTTTTGACCAGGAGAGGAAAAGTGGAATAATTATCTCAAGACGAGATAATGTGGACGACGACAGGCTGTTTCCGTTTCACCGTGTCCACAACGATAGGACAGTAGAGGGCAAGGCCTGCAATTGAAGGGTGAGTTTGGGGGATAAAGTCAAAAGTAAGCTGCAAAAAAAATATTTCTGTGTTTCAGTGGCCAATCTCTGGAACAGGCTCCTTCGGGAGgcagtggaagcagttagtattgattcattagcGAGGTTTCTTCCAGAAAATAAATTTTTGGGGACAGTAAATGAGTAATATGAGACATGACGTATGGTTAgtttaacatgcttgggagggaaAAAGGTGATTTTGCTTCTATGGTTCCCAAACATGGGGCTTTCCTCTCCTCCTGTCTTGGTCTGTTGTACATTAATTGACAGAGACTGATTGCTATGATTTGTTgccaactccattatcgttgcatcATGCGATTACCGGGAAGGTAGAAGGTGCACTCGATGGACCTTGGTGTTTCTTGATCTAccaattcctgtgttcctatactCCAATCCCTTATGTTTATTAAAACATTGGGTGGACGGTTCTGATTTGTGCAATTGTACTGATGTTCTTAATGCCTTGAACAAGTGACCAGAGTCAGTGTATGAGCAAAAACAATGGGTGTTGTTCGCTCTCTATTCCTCACAAAGGGTATCAGCGATTCCATCATTCCTCTTCAACCCCGGGTGCTTATATCCCTTCCGCACCTCGGGACATGAAATCCAGGTATCACCCCAGCAGCTAACGCGCAAACACTGTAATTCAAACATGCAAACATCTCAGCTTTTCCTTCCCCCTCTGGCTCAGGTGTCGGTGAGGCTCTAGCTTCCCATTTGGTTACTTCTGTACTCATTCGAAATTAAATTTCTGTTTTGAACCATGTTTCATTTGATCCCGTTGCTTCACGTATTTGCCGATTCATTACCCTGATTGCAAAACCCGTCACAGCTAAAATAATCAGATTCCATCACTGAAGGCAAAGTCAAGCCGCAAATTCTTAGGGCATTTGAGTTTATTTTGAAGGACATTAATATCCCTGATCTATCATCTGATCCTTCCTTTATTTCACTGGAAACGCATCAAATTAGTTTTTTTCACTTTGTCTGGTGAATCATTTCCCTATTTCCGTCTTGCTTACAGTTAACGTGGTGACGATTGTTATCCTGTCTCgcggaaagtgcggtctctccaaatgtgtcactcgctacctcgtggccatggcagcggcagatctactggtcgttatcatcgatctgatttTAAGGCAGATTCCTATTGTTTATTGGGAACAATTTAGTTTTCTGCGGGTCATtagagtgtgtaatatccacgccgtccttttGTATGCAGTCACGGATTTTTCAGTCTggttcacggtcactttcacctttgatcgatttgtggccatttgttgccagaagctgaaaactaaatattgcaccgagaagacggcggctgtggttctcggaacagtgacCGTGCTGAGCGGCTTGAAGAACATTTTCTGGTATTTTCTGTATAAAAATGAGTATTGGCTTTCTAACAGTCCCTGGTTTTGCAGCGTGAATCCCGAAGTATCTCGTTCGCTGGCCTGGGCGGTCATTGAATTAATGCATTACATTTTCACGCCATTCATTCCATTTCTTTTGATTGTACTGTTCAATGTATTaacggtcagacacattttagtggccagcagagcccgcaggagaatcCGGGGTCCGAGCAGTGGGGATagttccagtgacccagagatggagaaccgaaggaaatctatcattgtactgtttgttatatcggggaatttcatcctgttatgggtggtgttcatggtgtgttctgtattgagaCGATTGGATTATTTGGGATATCCTGTTCCCCTGCCCACATTTGTAGGAGAAATCggcttcatgctccagctcctgagttgctgcacgaacacttttatttatgcagtgacccaaaggaaattcagagaggagttgaggaaTGGAGTGAAATATCCCCTCGCAATGATGGTCAAATTAATTAGATGAGAAGATCTCACACTTTCTAACATTCTCAGGGATTTTGTTTCATATTCTATAGAATCCAATATTGGGCATCTTTAACTCTTAATATTTTGTGAAACATTTCACGCTCTGGTCCCGTCTTAACAGCAAGTTAATGTAGCCATTCTTCACCAGATACGACCCAGGCATGATCTGTCGACAGATGCGGTTTGACCGTGCACTTGCCCAATAGCGGTTAGCTGCTTTAGACAGTCCTGTGCTCAGCTCGCAGTCCGGGGTGTTTTGGGAATGACCTCTTGTTTTGATTATTTCCAAAAAATAATCCATTTGTGAAAAAAGTCCGGTCAAACAGAGGATGTTTAGTATCTCAGTGTTGATAAGATTCTCTGATCCCTGCCAATCGTTGGAGAAAGACTTTTTGAATACCAAGATAGACACCAGAAAACAGTCAAGGCAGCAGGTAGACTGTGGAGGTTATTaatctgtgcagcgtcactgcgACAAATAGAGAAAAAGAATCAATGTTAATTCAAATCAACCCGTGCGCCTTAGTCCAAGTGTGTTCTATTTATTTGTGATAGTTTCCGTGCAGATGTTGAACTGATTGCATCAAATGTATTTAATCGTGTTCAGTGTTCTGTATCTTTTACCTGTGGTTGAATAAAGCAGGTTGTTCATCGAACTAAAAGACACTTAGCCCAGTGATAACTTGGTCCACCGTTACAGAGATTGTAAGAGGACAAATAGATCGGTAGCAGATCAATATTGCTCCACTCCCGGGACCGGTGAAGCACACTCCCGCATCCCGGTACTGCACACTGAACCGCCCCGGTACAGCATGCTCCCCGGTCCTGGTACAGCACACCCCCGGGTCCCTGTGCAGCACACTTCCGGGTCCAGGGCAGCACATTCCCAGGTCCGGCTACAGCAAAATCCCAGGTCCAGGTACAATAAAGTCCAAAGTCTCCATACTGCACAGTCCCAAATCCAGGTACAGCATGCTCCATTGTCGCAATACGGCAAATTCCCGGTCCCGGTACGGCAAAATCACAAGTCCCAGCATAGCATACTCCCGGGTCCCAATAGTGTATGCTCCCAGGTTTCTGCACAGCACACTCCCCGCTCCCGGAAAACCACTCTCTCCGGACCCTGTACAGCACACTCGGGGTCCCGGATAAGCATACTCCAAGTTCCAGGTACAGGACAATCCAGAGTCCTGGTACTGCACGGCCCCGGATCCAGGAATAGCACACTCCCAGGTCCAGATGCAGCACGATCCCCGGTCGCCTTAAGGCAAACTCCCCGATCCCGATCCATCATGCTCCCGGGTCCCGATATACCTCAGCCCCAGATCACGGTATATCACATTCCCGGGTCCCGCTATAGCACACTCCTCTGTCTCGGTACAGGCCACTCCTTGTCCCGAGAGACCAAACTCGTCGTCTGCCCCGTGTTTATTTTGTCAATTTTCTTATATTTTTGTCCTCTAGTTACGAACTCGCcgaacagtggaaacagtttctccttatttactctatgaaaacccctcatcattttgaacacatctgatCAACCTTCCCTTAAACAtcgctgctctcaggagaacatacccagcttctctcttccctccactgACTGAAGTCTCTCATATCTGTACCATTCTAGTTGACGATACAATTGGTGTGTTCGTAAATGCATTTTTAGTGTTGCCCTCTGGACTCTTAGTATCCTCCGGCCTACCGTGTTACAATAgcagatgagagttttaaaacagCGTTTCAGTATTACTTGTTTTAAGGAGGGAGTGGGGCGATTGGCGACAATTGATTGGGTGAAAGGGCGGGCCACAGGTCTTTAAATCGAAAAGAAACAAATGCAAAATTCCTATTTTTGTGAAGCAGATATTCGTCGCTTTGAACTGTCGTGTTGGGAAATTGGGAAGGGAAAGATGCTGCCTGGTGCCATGGTGTAAACGGGTGAAATGACTCAGCTCAGAGTTAATGATCCGTTGAAAGGTCGAACGGCCTCTTCCAGTTCCCCTGTGGGAAAGGTTCACCGTTTTAGCCACTTGATAAAGTGCTTTTTTTATTTGGTTctcacgaatgaaaaaaaaaatgtttgtcgcAGACAAGGCGATGTGGAACTCATGGATTAACTGTCCATGTTTCCAACATCATGTACAACAGAAACTAGGATTCTCCTGAACACGTTTCTTGGAATTTTGAAAAGGGTCCCTGACGTGTATTTGGACTCTGAAAATTAAGAGGCCACAAATGAAGCAGTTTGATAAAATTCGAAATTGTGTGAGGATGCTTGTGTTGAGCATAAAAGCTGGCattgatcagttgggccgaatggcctatcccTGTGCTGTAATGTCATTGCAATCTATGCATACGTGGTACTGACATATCTCTGTCCCTCGAGTACAATGCTCAACGAGACAGATACCTGACAGTACTCTCGTTCAAATActtaaaaacaacaacttgcttttatctaTCGTGCCAATAACGTGGTAAGAAGCCCCATGGCGCCACatcagcgattatcaaacataatttgacaccgggccacatgaggagatattggtacaggcgatcaaaagcttggtgaaagtgaGAGATTTTCTGGAGCGTCACAAGgcggagagaggtgaagaggtttagcgagggaattccagaacttatggtctcggcagctgaaggcaatgttggagcgaaggaaattgggaatGTGCAAAGGACAGAATTGCAGGAACGCAGAGaactcgaagggttgtagggtaggaggaggttacagagatagggaggggcaaggtcatgtaaggatttgaaaacaacgacgAGTATTTTCAAAATGTGGCTTTGACGgaacaggagccaatgtcggtcagcgagcacaggggtgatgggtgaagggaaTTTAGTGCAAGTTAACATCCGGGCAgcaagaattttggatgagctctattTTAGGGAGTGTGCAAGGCGGGAGGCCGGAGAGGAGAGTATTTTAGTCGCCgagtcgagaggtaacaaaggcaaggatgaggatttcagcaacaTATCAGCTGAGGCAGGACTGGAGGCCAGAGATATGgagctggaagtaggcagtcttagtaATGGAGCGGATGTGGggttggaagttcagctcagaatcaaatagaatgccaagttttcgaacagtctgcttcagcctcaggcagtggtcaGGAGAGAGACAAAACAGCACACAATTTCTACCCATTCAGCCAAGACGCTGCATTGTTAACTCAGGCGGGCAGCTCAGAAAATGGTTTTGTTTTCTGATCAGCActtttaccagaaacatttggatagttaaaaagacCACTTGTATTTGAAATTTGTCAATTGGATGGTTAATACTGAGTTCggttgggctgatctgatttaTTTCCTCTCACAAGTCAGATACTTTTTAACACCCACACTCTCACTTCaacttacggttgagaaaggcatggatgttagggaacttggggaaataaatagtgatgtcttgaggagtgtacatattacagagagggaggtgctggaagtcttaacgcgcatcaaggtcgataaatctccgggacctgatgaaatgtatcccaggacgttatgggaggttagggaggaaattgcgggtcccctagcagagatatttgaatcatcgacagctacaggtgaggtgcctgaagattggagggtagcaaatgttgtgcctttgtttaagaagggcggcagggaaaagcctgggaactacagaccggtgagcctgacatctgtagtgggtaagttgttagagggtattctgagagacaggatctacaggcatttggagaggcagggactgattaggaacagtcagcatggttttgtgagaagaaaatcatgtctcacgaatttgattgagttttttgaagtggtaaccaagaagatagatgagggctttgcagtagacgtggtctacatggactttagcaaagcctttgacaaggtaccgcaaggtaggttgtttcataaggttaaatctcatgggatccaaggtgaggtagcaaattggatacaaaattggcttgacgacagaagacagagggtggttgtagagggttgtttttcaaactggaggactgtgtccagcggtgtgcctcagcgatcggtgctgggtccgctgttatttgttatttatattaatgatttggatgagaatttaggaggcatggttagtaagattgcagatgacaccaagattggtggcattgtggacagtgaagaaggttatctaggattgcaacgggaccttgataaattgggccagtaggcagatgaatggcagatggagtttaatttaaataaatgtgaggtgatggcattttggtagatcgaatcgggccaggacctactccattaatggtagggcgatggggagagttatagaacaaatagatcttggagtacaggttcatagctcctagaaagtggagtcacaggtggataggttgGTGAAGAagacattcggcatgcttggtttcattggtcagaacattgaatacaggagttgggatgtcttgttggagttgtacaggacattagtaaggccacacttggaatactgtgtacatttctggtcaccctattatggaaaggatattattaaactagaaagagtgcagaaaagatttaacaAGGATGCTACcgtgacttgatggtttgacttatagggagaggttagatagactgggactttttttccctgcAGAGTAGGAGGTTACctaatcttatagaagtctataaaataatgaggggcatagataaggtagatagtcaaaatcttttcccaaagttaggggagtctataacgaggggacatagatttaaggtgagaggggagagatacaaaagggtccagaggggcaattttgtcactcaaagggtggtgagtgtctggaacgagctgccagaggcagtagtagaggcggctaattttttttctttcaaaaagcattgggacagttacatgggtaagatgggtatagtgggatatgggccaagtgcagtaaattgggactagcttagtggtataaactgggcgacatggacatgttgagccgaagtgcctgtttccatgttgtaacttctatgattctatgaatcaccaTCCGGGTGACATTCAGCGCTACCAATCTTTCCGTGCTGTCTCTTACTGAAATTCGGGAGAAATGTTAACCACTTCAGCCTCTCAAATACAGGTGTCGCCAGTTCAATCTTGTTCAACTTGAAGCCAGGGTCGTTTTACTGTCACTGAAATTCATTTCACTTTCCCGAAAGTCTGTTCATAGATCGAGCAACGAAATAGGAAGGAGCAGTAAGAATTTCTCTGTTGGTGCAAAAGAGAAATAGCTGCTTCATGTGTGGCGACAGTGACTCTGTTTTGCCCACTTTTACAGAGTTTAGTAGAAACGCCTTAAAAACAGTCACTCAACACAATTAAATGTACTTCTACAATACATGTTATAAGCATTATATACTgtattgcctacattacaaccataattacacttcaaaaatatttcattgtctgtaaagcgcttagagatatcctgaggtcgtgaaaggcgcgatataaatgcaagctctcttTATTTTACTTCACACACGTCTATTTATTGAGCAAACATCTACCAAAACTCAATGCAAAATTTTGCAGTCCTTCGCTTTCTCCAAAATTTCCAATTCCAGCATCAATTGGTCAGGCATGGCATATCATAGGGTAACTTATTGATGGTAGCCCAGCAGCTAAAAGTGGAAATTGGGTTTCttcagagtgattgctgagaatgttgattCGGAAAATCAAACGGAGCCAAACCTGTGACCAGTTTGACTGCGGCCATTCTCAAACCCCAATATTGGACCTCAGTCCCGGCATTTTACCACATTTTCAGCACAGAGTCCTTCTCAGTCATGTATCGAGTTGCATCGAGTTACATTTAAACTACAacacagcccaactggtctatttatgctgcacatgaccctcctccctcctcacttcatctaaccctatcaggatacgcgtctattcatttctccctcatgttgtaATCTTGTTgcccctaaaatgcatctatgcgatttgcctcaaatcttccttgtggtagtgtgttccacattattaccattctttgggtaaagaagtttctccggaattccctattcgatttatttgcgactattttatatttaggacctttagttttggacatgCCCAGCAGTCGAAATATGTTCTTTcggtctaacctatcaaaccatatgattattttaaagacctctaccaggtcacccctcagccttctcttttctagagaaaagtgaaccaatctgttcagcctttcctgataaggatgtcCTCTCATTTCTGGCATCATGCGTGTTCATGTTGATTGCGCCCTCTCCAAAGCCTCGATATCCTTCTATAGTATGTAgcccagaacagtgcacagtactctaactgtgccaATTCTCAAACTCCAATACTGGACCTCAGTCTGTGGCCCACCCAAGGTATGTGGAAGTTTAACATATCATCTTTGCTTTTCTATTATATTCCTCgataaataaaccccagtgcttgatttacttttttttatggtcttagtaatctgtgttgctacttttagtgaattgTGTATCGGTAACCATGAATTCCTCTGCTCTGttatcccatttagactgttattaaccaagcagcatgtggcctccttaatcctCCTGTCGAtatgcaccacctcacaattaactacattgaaattcatttgccaattacatgctcattccgcaagtttattaatgtcttcttgcattttgacgcatttttcctttttattaactATACCTCACAATTTCACGCCgctcgcaaactttgaaattatacttcggattcccgaatccaaatattaatgtaaattgtgagcaCAATGGACCCAGCAGTGATCCCTATGGAACATCactgcccaccttttgccagtctgagcagctCGCTTTAAcaacaactctctgttttctgttttatagccagcttgctatccattctgcgacCTGTCCCCTGACGCCTCATGCTCAGAACTTAGCCAGGAATCTACAATGCGGGATCTCATCTGCTGATGTACCACTTTGGAATATCAGCAGATATATTTCAAGAGCACGTTTCCACACAGGAAGCAGTTCCACAAGTTTGTGTGCGTGCGGACGcacgtgtgtcggtgtgtgcttttgcgtgcatgtatgtgtgagcgtgtgtgtgtgtaaatttgattgagtgtggatgcgtgtgtatgtgtggcgAACGTGTATGTGTGCTTTTTGGTGTCGATGTGAGAGCGTGTATGTGAAcacgtttgtgtgtgtatgtgtgtctatgtGCGGGCTTTTGAGTGCGCATCTGTGTGTATGTGCGCACGTCTGTGC
The nucleotide sequence above comes from Heptranchias perlo isolate sHepPer1 unplaced genomic scaffold, sHepPer1.hap1 HAP1_SCAFFOLD_996, whole genome shotgun sequence. Encoded proteins:
- the LOC137320185 gene encoding probable G-protein coupled receptor 139 gives rise to the protein MSLSFMIKLQILWALNDIQKIYYPILTAFGVPVNVVTIVILSRGKCGLSKCVTRYLVAMAAADLLVVIIDLILRQIPIVYWEQFSFLRVIRVCNIHAVLLYAVTDFSVWFTVTFTFDRFVAICCQKLKTKYCTEKTAAVVLGTVTVLSGLKNIFWYFLYKNEYWLSNSPWFCSVNPEVSRSLAWAVIELMHYIFTPFIPFLLIVLFNVLTVRHILVASRARRRIRGPSSGDSSSDPEMENRRKSIIVLFVISGNFILLWVVFMVCSVLRRLDYLGYPVPLPTFVGEIGFMLQLLSCCTNTFIYAVTQRKFREELRNGVKYPLAMMVKLIR